Proteins encoded within one genomic window of Glycine soja cultivar W05 chromosome 1, ASM419377v2, whole genome shotgun sequence:
- the LOC114421170 gene encoding BTB/POZ domain-containing protein At3g50780-like, translating into MGDIRHSRVEQGQTKIKNVPIAVTPEGFWCCPTPVGFQKSLKPQNPLNKLKPSSPPPKTSSQKKAVSVSERKTVPAPSRLVVSDAQQCNDDPERPPPSTSVPAQRTPKPKLESLPKKVAIEFGEPGTCDMKLLLLGKQGFCVKLSVHRDVLIEKSSFFADKLSEQSGLSCLQVDDCEDVEIYVETVGLMYCKEMKQRLMKQSVSRILRILKVTEFLGFSSCIQSCLEYLEAVPWNGEEEEEKVISTILRLQGEGIGVNPVLKRVSPDFSNSPKDTLSHIVELVLKSNEERGRREMKSIVLKLLRENNSLPSSSGSADLCNDMINKSCRNCMDSLLCLFNQVAEPSFSDNKEPVVKHIALEADNLSWLLEILVDKQAAEDFALMWANQQELAALHGKLPIAFRYHVSCISGRLYVGIGRGEVLPSKNTRQLLLQTWLQPLINDYNWLQHGCRSFDRKLVEEGIGRTILTLPLEDQQSILLSWVGSFLKTGDGCPNLQRAFEVWWRRTFIRPYVEGQSNAMPDS; encoded by the exons TCACCCCTGAAGGGTTTTGGTGTTGCCCTACTCCTGTTGGGTTTCAGAAAAGCCTCAAGCCTCAAAACCCTTTGAATAAACTCAAACCCTCTTCACCACCCCCAAAGACCAGTTCCCAGAAAAAGGCTGTCTCAGTGAGTGAGAGAAAAACAGTGCCTGCCCCATCAAGATTGGTGGTTTCAGATGCTCAACAATGTAATGATGATCCAGAAAGACCTCCACCTAGCACTTCTGTGCCTGCACAGAGAACACCCAAGCCCAAACTTGAATCTTTGCCCAAAAAGGTAGCTATTGAGTTTGGTGAACCTGGAACTTGTGACATGAAGCTGCTTCTCCTTGGAAAGCAGGGATTTTGTGTGAAGTTAAGTGTGCACAGGGATGTTCTAATAGAGAAAAGTAGTTTCTTTGCTGATAAACTTTCTGAACAATCTGGTTTATCATGTCTCCAAGTTGATGACTGTGAGGATGTTGAAATATATGTTGAGACTGTTGGACTTATGTACTGCAAAGAAATGAAACAGCGGCTAATGAAGCAAAGTGTTTCTCGCATTCTTCGAATACTCAAG GTCACAGAATTCCTTGGCTTCAGCTCATGTATCCAATCATGTTTGGAGTACTTGGAGGCAGTCCCTTGGaatggagaggaagaagaagaaaaggtgaTCTCAACCATCCTACGACTCCAAGGAGAAGGAATTGGGGTAAATCCGGTGCTAAAACGAGTTTCTCCTGATTTTTCTAATTCCCCAAAAGATACCCTCTCCCACATTGTTGAACTTGTTCTCAAAAGCAATGAGGAGAGAGGTCGCCGAGAGATGAAATCCATAGTTCTAAAGCTCCTTAGGGAGAATAACAGTCTTCCAAGTTCTTCAGGCTCAGCTGACCTCTGTAATGACATGATTAATAAGTCATGCAGAAATTGCATGGATTCTTTATTGTGTCTGTTCAACCAGGTGGCAGAGCCAAGCTTTAGTGATAACAAAGAACCTGTAGTAAAACATATAGCTCTTGAAGCTGATAACTTGTCATGGTTGCTTGAGATTTTAGTTGACAAACAAGCTGCTGAAGATTTTGCGCTGATGTGGGCAAACCAGCAGGAATTGGCAGCCCTCCATGGAAAGCTTCCGATTGCATTTCGTTATCATGTCAGTTGCATTTCAGGAAGACTATATGTTGGCATTGGAAGAGGGGAGGTTTTGCCATCAAAGAACACGCGCCAGTTGTTGTTGCAGACATGGCTACAGCCTCTAATCAATGACTATAACTGGTTGCAGCACGGGTGCAGGTCATTTGATAGGAAACTTGTGGAGGAAGGAATTGGAAGGACAATTCTCACCTTGCCTTTGGAGGATCAGCAGAGtattttgctttcatgggtTGGAAGTTTCTTGAAAACTGGTGATGGCTGTCCCAATCTTCAGAGAGCTTTTGAGGTGTGGTGGCGGAGGACTTTCATTAGGCCATATGTGGAAGGCCAAAGTAATGCCATGCCAGATAGTTGA